One Agelaius phoeniceus isolate bAgePho1 chromosome 8, bAgePho1.hap1, whole genome shotgun sequence genomic region harbors:
- the FRRS1 gene encoding ferric-chelate reductase 1 isoform X1: MPVSARSGYCKLFGKCICLIEYLQQMELPGFAVAVWMFVCLYASVVGYPNGKVREACTSMVPCHGGSPHLSPEHTITVNGTEFKPGDNIEVHLSGPDFEGFFIQARDAEHQDSPAVGSFVLADRRHSQLLTCGRTKNSAVSHTSKAKKTDIKVYWIAPEDAPKHVQFLATVVKKYRIFWVKIPGPIVSQPDVLSPTPPLHATSKAMSTSHPVSYISKPFSASGCGITKFCIRNPTNCDPGSASCFFLSFQREESSVFIEMSGPSEGYLAFAFSQDQWMGGDDAYLCVNVDHHIHVSTAHLKERSYPLLDSENALEDVSWRLADGLLQCSFRRRIRLPAYKGRFNLDASYYIFLADGEASEGGLIYKHRRQPLVTNGLYNITGLPQDIGGSRAPRLIKAHGALMFVAWMTTVGIGVVVARFFKPVWSHSFLFGKELWFQVHRMLMLTTVMLTSISFVLPFVYRGGWSQQAGFHPYLGCAVMALTIFQPLMAGFRPSRHAPRRQLFNWFHWSTGTTARILAVVTMFLGMDLPALDLPDPWDTYAMMGFVAWHIGTDVLLEIHSYCLVRKVEVIEDDRVQILQSLTCAEAEGRLFKQIVLTIYVCGNIVFLVAFLIAINQV; the protein is encoded by the exons ATGCCAGTGAGTGCTCGAAGTGGGTACTGCAAGCTTTTTGGAAAGTGTATTTGCTTAATAGAATATCTGCAGCAG aTGGAGCTGCCtggttttgctgttgctgtttgGATGTTTGTTTGCCTCTATGCATCTGTGGTTGGCTATCCAAATGGAAAAGTAAGAGAAGCCTGTACTAGCATGGTACCCTGTCATGGTGGCTCTCCTCATCTGTCACCTGAGCACACCATTACAGTGAATGGGACTGAATTTAAACCAGGGGACAATATAGAAG TTCATCTGTCTGGACCAGATTTTGAAGGATTTTTCATACAAGCCCGGGATGCAGAGCACCAGGATAGCCCTGCAGTTGGATCTTTTGTGCTAGCTGACCGGAGACATTCTCAGCTGCTGACATGTGGTCGTACCAAG AATTCAGCTGTCAGTCACACAAGTAAAGCAAAAAAGACAGACATAAAAGTTTATTGGATTGCTCCTGAAGATGCTCCAAAACATGTACAGTTTCT AGCCACAGTTGTGAAGAAATACAGGATTTTCTGGGTGAAAATTCCGGGTCCCATTGTTTCTCAGCCTGATGTGCTGTCCCCAACACCACCTTTGCATGCAACATCAAAGGCTATGTCAACTTCACACCCAGTTTCCTACATATCAAAGCCA TTTAGTGCATCAGGTTGTGGAATTACGAAGTTCTGCATTAGGAACCCTACAAACTGTGATCCTGGGAGTGCTTCATGTTTTTTTCTATCCTTCCAACGAGAGGAGAGTTCAGTTTTTATTGAAATGAGTGGTCCAAGTGAAGGATATTTAGCATTTGCTTTTTCCCAGGACCAGTGGATG GGTGGTGATGATGCCTATCTGTGTGTTAATGTGGATCACCACATTCACGTGAGCACCGCCCATCTCAAGGAGCGAAGTTATCCTCTTTTGGATTCAGAG AATGCCCTTGAAGATGTGTCCTGGAGGCTTGCAGATGGTCTTCTTCAATGTTCTTTCAGAAGGAGGATTCGTCTCCCTGCTTATAAAGGGAGATTTAATCTGGATGCCAGTTACTACATCTTTTTGGCAGATGGGGAAGCTAGTGAAG GTGGACTCATATACAAACATCGCCGTCAGCCTCTGGTCACCAATGGACTGTACAACATCACAGGCCTGCCTCAGGATATCGGAGGTTCCCGGGCCCCACGGCTCATCAAGGCTCATG gaGCGCTAATGTTTGTTGCTTGGATGACCACAGTTGGTATTGGTGTTGTTGTTGCACGATTCTTCAAACCTGTCTGGTCTCACTCATTCCTATTTGGAAAGGAGTTGTGGTTTCAG GTGCATCGTATGCTTATGTTGACCACAGTCATGCTTACAAGCATTTCTTTTGTGTTGCCTTTTGTATACCGAGGAGGCTGGAGCCAA CAAGCAGGTTTTCATCCTTATCTTGGCTGTGCAGTGATGGCTTTGACCATCTTTCAACCACTTATGGCAGGTTTCAGACCATCTCGTCATGCACCAAG GAGGCAACTGTTTAACTGGTTTCACTGGAGTACTGGTACAACAGCTAGAATATTAGCTG TTGTGACTATGTTCTTGGGAATGGATCTGCCAGCACTTGACCTGCCAGACCCATGGGACACCTATGCCATGATGGGCTTTGTAGCTTGGCATATTGGTACTGATGTTCTTCTGGAAATACACAGCTACTGTCTTGTTCGTAAAG TTGAAGTGATAGAGGATGACAGAGTACAGATACTGCAGTCACTCACATGTGCAGAAGCAGAG GGTCGTCTGTTTAAACAGATTGTGTTAACCATCTATGTCTGTGGAAATATAGTATTCCTTGTTGCCTTCCTGATAGCAATCAACCAAGTATGA
- the PALMD gene encoding palmdelphin, whose amino-acid sequence MEEAELLKERFQAITDKRKLQEEITQKRLKVEEEKMKHQHLKKKALREKWLLDGFSSMTPKEEEEMQKQNQEDQQRTHELEQDIFRLEKEIEALERQEMEVSAKEEAILKKLKSVEKTTEDIIKSVKTEKTGFEKEAADYIYASIPDLPKYFRPSALRSTAHADTDDEEKRKALFAMEIKVEKDMKTGENTVLSTIPLPSKEFKETGIKVYDDGRKSVYAVSSNGTTTQNGMDELAPVEVEDLLRQATEKNSQSPTEYHEPVFANKFCRPVTPQKDKLVPGPKPEGTDKREMNGFSNHQTGFSSKTEPFMQQNKENGLDLPKVIQPKSPSPVISHTENKVHTNPDNMIHNEERNAAHEELKPYQNTTEKHSETRFLNPCHANAASPAPQDEEDVRYNIVQAVPCYVDESEPVTMVFMGYQRVDDDDAEANQKLSPYDGVIRAELVIIDDDDEDDSKSEKPAYHPIGHYSKVYQPPNRKTTEAQQTNPVSSLGASLNKVPHKNSISLQEQEECLSSPTHHTHLHSQMSGDGTEDPSLTALRMRMAKLGKKVL is encoded by the exons GACAAAAGAAAACTGCAAGAAGAAATTACACAGAAACGTCTAAAagtagaagaggaaaaaatgaaacacCAACATTTGAAG AAAAAGGCCTTGCGAGAAAAATGGCTCTTGGATGGCTTTAGTTCTATGACTccaaaggaagaagaagaaatgcaAAAGCAGAATCAGGAGGACCAACAACGGACTCATGAGCTGGAACAAGACATTTTCAG ACTGGAGAAGGAAATTGAGGCTCTGGAAAGACAAGAAATGGAAGTCTCAGCTAAGGAAGAAGCAATTTTAAAGAAACTGAAGTCTGTTGAGAAAACAACAGAAGACATAATAAAG TCTGTGAAGACTGAAAAAACTGGATTTGAAAAAG AGGCAGCAGACTACATATATGCCAGCATCCCTGACCTTCCCAAGTATTTCAGACCTTCTGCACTGAGAAGCACAGCACATGCTGACACGGatgatgaagaaaaaagaaaag CATTGTTTGCCATGGAAATTAAGGTTGAAAAAGACATGAAGACAGGAGAAAACACAGTGTTATCAACAATACCTCTTCCCTCAAAGGAGTTTAAAGAGACAGGAATTAAAGTCTATGATGATGGCAGGAAGTCAGTCTATGCAGTGTCCTCAAATGGGACCACAACACAAAATGGGATGGATGAACTTGCTCCTGTTGAAGTGGAAGACCTGCTACGGCAggcaactgaaaaaaattctcaGTCTCCCACAGAGTACCATGAACCTGTCTTTGCAAACAAATTCTGCAGGCCAGTTACTCCTCAGAAAGACAAATTAGTCCCAGGACCAAAACCAGAAGGCACTGATAAAAGAGAGATGAATGGATTTAGCAATCATCAGACAGGATTCTCTTCCAAAACAGAGCCCTTTATGCAGCAAAATAAAGAGAATGGCCTTGATCTTCCAAAGGTAATACAACCGAAGTCTCCCTCTCCAGTAATTTCTCATACAGAGAATAAAGTGCACACTAATCCTGACAACATGATTCAtaatgaagaaagaaatgctGCACATGAGGAATTAAAACCTTACCAGAACACAACGGAAAAACATAGTGAGACAAGATTTTTAAATCCCTGTCATGCTAATGCAGCATCCCCTGCACCTCAGGATGAGGAAGATGTTCGGTACAACATTGTGCAGGCTGTACCTTGTTACGTGGATGAATCTGAGCCTGTGACGATGGTGTTCATGGGTTACCAGCGCGTCGACGATGACGATGCGGAAGCAAACCAGAAGCTGTCCCCATATGATGGGGTCATCCGTGCAGAACTCGTTATCATTGATGACGATGATGAAGATGACAGCAAATCTGAGAAACCAGCATATCATCCCATAGGCCATTACAGTAAAGTTTATCAGCCACCAAACAGGAAAACCACAGAAGCCCAACAGACAAACCCTGTGAGCAGTCTGGGTGCAAGCCTGAACAAGGTACCCCACAAAAATTCCATCTCCCTGCAAGAACAAGAGGAATGCTTAAGCTCACCAACACACCACACTCATCTTCACAGCCAGATGTCTGGAGATGGTACAGAAGATCCCTCACTAACAG CTCTGAGGATGAGAATGgcaaagctggggaaaaaagtccTTTAA
- the FRRS1 gene encoding ferric-chelate reductase 1 isoform X4, whose product MPMELPGFAVAVWMFVCLYASVVGYPNGKVREACTSMVPCHGGSPHLSPEHTITVNGTEFKPGDNIEVHLSGPDFEGFFIQARDAEHQDSPAVGSFVLADRRHSQLLTCGRTKNSAVSHTSKAKKTDIKVYWIAPEDAPKHVQFLATVVKKYRIFWVKIPGPIVSQPDVLSPTPPLHATSKAMSTSHPVSYISKPFSASGCGITKFCIRNPTNCDPGSASCFFLSFQREESSVFIEMSGPSEGYLAFAFSQDQWMGGDDAYLCVNVDHHIHVSTAHLKERSYPLLDSENALEDVSWRLADGLLQCSFRRRIRLPAYKGRFNLDASYYIFLADGEASEGGLIYKHRRQPLVTNGLYNITGLPQDIGGSRAPRLIKAHGALMFVAWMTTVGIGVVVARFFKPVWSHSFLFGKELWFQVHRMLMLTTVMLTSISFVLPFVYRGGWSQQAGFHPYLGCAVMALTIFQPLMAGFRPSRHAPRRQLFNWFHWSTGTTARILAVVTMFLGMDLPALDLPDPWDTYAMMGFVAWHIGTDVLLEIHSYCLVRKVEVIEDDRVQILQSLTCAEAEGRLFKQIVLTIYVCGNIVFLVAFLIAINQV is encoded by the exons ATGCCA aTGGAGCTGCCtggttttgctgttgctgtttgGATGTTTGTTTGCCTCTATGCATCTGTGGTTGGCTATCCAAATGGAAAAGTAAGAGAAGCCTGTACTAGCATGGTACCCTGTCATGGTGGCTCTCCTCATCTGTCACCTGAGCACACCATTACAGTGAATGGGACTGAATTTAAACCAGGGGACAATATAGAAG TTCATCTGTCTGGACCAGATTTTGAAGGATTTTTCATACAAGCCCGGGATGCAGAGCACCAGGATAGCCCTGCAGTTGGATCTTTTGTGCTAGCTGACCGGAGACATTCTCAGCTGCTGACATGTGGTCGTACCAAG AATTCAGCTGTCAGTCACACAAGTAAAGCAAAAAAGACAGACATAAAAGTTTATTGGATTGCTCCTGAAGATGCTCCAAAACATGTACAGTTTCT AGCCACAGTTGTGAAGAAATACAGGATTTTCTGGGTGAAAATTCCGGGTCCCATTGTTTCTCAGCCTGATGTGCTGTCCCCAACACCACCTTTGCATGCAACATCAAAGGCTATGTCAACTTCACACCCAGTTTCCTACATATCAAAGCCA TTTAGTGCATCAGGTTGTGGAATTACGAAGTTCTGCATTAGGAACCCTACAAACTGTGATCCTGGGAGTGCTTCATGTTTTTTTCTATCCTTCCAACGAGAGGAGAGTTCAGTTTTTATTGAAATGAGTGGTCCAAGTGAAGGATATTTAGCATTTGCTTTTTCCCAGGACCAGTGGATG GGTGGTGATGATGCCTATCTGTGTGTTAATGTGGATCACCACATTCACGTGAGCACCGCCCATCTCAAGGAGCGAAGTTATCCTCTTTTGGATTCAGAG AATGCCCTTGAAGATGTGTCCTGGAGGCTTGCAGATGGTCTTCTTCAATGTTCTTTCAGAAGGAGGATTCGTCTCCCTGCTTATAAAGGGAGATTTAATCTGGATGCCAGTTACTACATCTTTTTGGCAGATGGGGAAGCTAGTGAAG GTGGACTCATATACAAACATCGCCGTCAGCCTCTGGTCACCAATGGACTGTACAACATCACAGGCCTGCCTCAGGATATCGGAGGTTCCCGGGCCCCACGGCTCATCAAGGCTCATG gaGCGCTAATGTTTGTTGCTTGGATGACCACAGTTGGTATTGGTGTTGTTGTTGCACGATTCTTCAAACCTGTCTGGTCTCACTCATTCCTATTTGGAAAGGAGTTGTGGTTTCAG GTGCATCGTATGCTTATGTTGACCACAGTCATGCTTACAAGCATTTCTTTTGTGTTGCCTTTTGTATACCGAGGAGGCTGGAGCCAA CAAGCAGGTTTTCATCCTTATCTTGGCTGTGCAGTGATGGCTTTGACCATCTTTCAACCACTTATGGCAGGTTTCAGACCATCTCGTCATGCACCAAG GAGGCAACTGTTTAACTGGTTTCACTGGAGTACTGGTACAACAGCTAGAATATTAGCTG TTGTGACTATGTTCTTGGGAATGGATCTGCCAGCACTTGACCTGCCAGACCCATGGGACACCTATGCCATGATGGGCTTTGTAGCTTGGCATATTGGTACTGATGTTCTTCTGGAAATACACAGCTACTGTCTTGTTCGTAAAG TTGAAGTGATAGAGGATGACAGAGTACAGATACTGCAGTCACTCACATGTGCAGAAGCAGAG GGTCGTCTGTTTAAACAGATTGTGTTAACCATCTATGTCTGTGGAAATATAGTATTCCTTGTTGCCTTCCTGATAGCAATCAACCAAGTATGA
- the FRRS1 gene encoding ferric-chelate reductase 1 isoform X2, with translation MAVLLRLCHCNRRTSCTMELPGFAVAVWMFVCLYASVVGYPNGKVREACTSMVPCHGGSPHLSPEHTITVNGTEFKPGDNIEVHLSGPDFEGFFIQARDAEHQDSPAVGSFVLADRRHSQLLTCGRTKNSAVSHTSKAKKTDIKVYWIAPEDAPKHVQFLATVVKKYRIFWVKIPGPIVSQPDVLSPTPPLHATSKAMSTSHPVSYISKPFSASGCGITKFCIRNPTNCDPGSASCFFLSFQREESSVFIEMSGPSEGYLAFAFSQDQWMGGDDAYLCVNVDHHIHVSTAHLKERSYPLLDSENALEDVSWRLADGLLQCSFRRRIRLPAYKGRFNLDASYYIFLADGEASEGGLIYKHRRQPLVTNGLYNITGLPQDIGGSRAPRLIKAHGALMFVAWMTTVGIGVVVARFFKPVWSHSFLFGKELWFQVHRMLMLTTVMLTSISFVLPFVYRGGWSQQAGFHPYLGCAVMALTIFQPLMAGFRPSRHAPRRQLFNWFHWSTGTTARILAVVTMFLGMDLPALDLPDPWDTYAMMGFVAWHIGTDVLLEIHSYCLVRKVEVIEDDRVQILQSLTCAEAEGRLFKQIVLTIYVCGNIVFLVAFLIAINQV, from the exons ATGGCTGTTTTACTCAGGCTTTGTCACTGCAACAGAAGGACTAGCTGTACT aTGGAGCTGCCtggttttgctgttgctgtttgGATGTTTGTTTGCCTCTATGCATCTGTGGTTGGCTATCCAAATGGAAAAGTAAGAGAAGCCTGTACTAGCATGGTACCCTGTCATGGTGGCTCTCCTCATCTGTCACCTGAGCACACCATTACAGTGAATGGGACTGAATTTAAACCAGGGGACAATATAGAAG TTCATCTGTCTGGACCAGATTTTGAAGGATTTTTCATACAAGCCCGGGATGCAGAGCACCAGGATAGCCCTGCAGTTGGATCTTTTGTGCTAGCTGACCGGAGACATTCTCAGCTGCTGACATGTGGTCGTACCAAG AATTCAGCTGTCAGTCACACAAGTAAAGCAAAAAAGACAGACATAAAAGTTTATTGGATTGCTCCTGAAGATGCTCCAAAACATGTACAGTTTCT AGCCACAGTTGTGAAGAAATACAGGATTTTCTGGGTGAAAATTCCGGGTCCCATTGTTTCTCAGCCTGATGTGCTGTCCCCAACACCACCTTTGCATGCAACATCAAAGGCTATGTCAACTTCACACCCAGTTTCCTACATATCAAAGCCA TTTAGTGCATCAGGTTGTGGAATTACGAAGTTCTGCATTAGGAACCCTACAAACTGTGATCCTGGGAGTGCTTCATGTTTTTTTCTATCCTTCCAACGAGAGGAGAGTTCAGTTTTTATTGAAATGAGTGGTCCAAGTGAAGGATATTTAGCATTTGCTTTTTCCCAGGACCAGTGGATG GGTGGTGATGATGCCTATCTGTGTGTTAATGTGGATCACCACATTCACGTGAGCACCGCCCATCTCAAGGAGCGAAGTTATCCTCTTTTGGATTCAGAG AATGCCCTTGAAGATGTGTCCTGGAGGCTTGCAGATGGTCTTCTTCAATGTTCTTTCAGAAGGAGGATTCGTCTCCCTGCTTATAAAGGGAGATTTAATCTGGATGCCAGTTACTACATCTTTTTGGCAGATGGGGAAGCTAGTGAAG GTGGACTCATATACAAACATCGCCGTCAGCCTCTGGTCACCAATGGACTGTACAACATCACAGGCCTGCCTCAGGATATCGGAGGTTCCCGGGCCCCACGGCTCATCAAGGCTCATG gaGCGCTAATGTTTGTTGCTTGGATGACCACAGTTGGTATTGGTGTTGTTGTTGCACGATTCTTCAAACCTGTCTGGTCTCACTCATTCCTATTTGGAAAGGAGTTGTGGTTTCAG GTGCATCGTATGCTTATGTTGACCACAGTCATGCTTACAAGCATTTCTTTTGTGTTGCCTTTTGTATACCGAGGAGGCTGGAGCCAA CAAGCAGGTTTTCATCCTTATCTTGGCTGTGCAGTGATGGCTTTGACCATCTTTCAACCACTTATGGCAGGTTTCAGACCATCTCGTCATGCACCAAG GAGGCAACTGTTTAACTGGTTTCACTGGAGTACTGGTACAACAGCTAGAATATTAGCTG TTGTGACTATGTTCTTGGGAATGGATCTGCCAGCACTTGACCTGCCAGACCCATGGGACACCTATGCCATGATGGGCTTTGTAGCTTGGCATATTGGTACTGATGTTCTTCTGGAAATACACAGCTACTGTCTTGTTCGTAAAG TTGAAGTGATAGAGGATGACAGAGTACAGATACTGCAGTCACTCACATGTGCAGAAGCAGAG GGTCGTCTGTTTAAACAGATTGTGTTAACCATCTATGTCTGTGGAAATATAGTATTCCTTGTTGCCTTCCTGATAGCAATCAACCAAGTATGA
- the FRRS1 gene encoding ferric-chelate reductase 1 isoform X5: protein MELPGFAVAVWMFVCLYASVVGYPNGKVREACTSMVPCHGGSPHLSPEHTITVNGTEFKPGDNIEVHLSGPDFEGFFIQARDAEHQDSPAVGSFVLADRRHSQLLTCGRTKNSAVSHTSKAKKTDIKVYWIAPEDAPKHVQFLATVVKKYRIFWVKIPGPIVSQPDVLSPTPPLHATSKAMSTSHPVSYISKPFSASGCGITKFCIRNPTNCDPGSASCFFLSFQREESSVFIEMSGPSEGYLAFAFSQDQWMGGDDAYLCVNVDHHIHVSTAHLKERSYPLLDSENALEDVSWRLADGLLQCSFRRRIRLPAYKGRFNLDASYYIFLADGEASEGGLIYKHRRQPLVTNGLYNITGLPQDIGGSRAPRLIKAHGALMFVAWMTTVGIGVVVARFFKPVWSHSFLFGKELWFQVHRMLMLTTVMLTSISFVLPFVYRGGWSQQAGFHPYLGCAVMALTIFQPLMAGFRPSRHAPRRQLFNWFHWSTGTTARILAVVTMFLGMDLPALDLPDPWDTYAMMGFVAWHIGTDVLLEIHSYCLVRKVEVIEDDRVQILQSLTCAEAEGRLFKQIVLTIYVCGNIVFLVAFLIAINQV from the exons aTGGAGCTGCCtggttttgctgttgctgtttgGATGTTTGTTTGCCTCTATGCATCTGTGGTTGGCTATCCAAATGGAAAAGTAAGAGAAGCCTGTACTAGCATGGTACCCTGTCATGGTGGCTCTCCTCATCTGTCACCTGAGCACACCATTACAGTGAATGGGACTGAATTTAAACCAGGGGACAATATAGAAG TTCATCTGTCTGGACCAGATTTTGAAGGATTTTTCATACAAGCCCGGGATGCAGAGCACCAGGATAGCCCTGCAGTTGGATCTTTTGTGCTAGCTGACCGGAGACATTCTCAGCTGCTGACATGTGGTCGTACCAAG AATTCAGCTGTCAGTCACACAAGTAAAGCAAAAAAGACAGACATAAAAGTTTATTGGATTGCTCCTGAAGATGCTCCAAAACATGTACAGTTTCT AGCCACAGTTGTGAAGAAATACAGGATTTTCTGGGTGAAAATTCCGGGTCCCATTGTTTCTCAGCCTGATGTGCTGTCCCCAACACCACCTTTGCATGCAACATCAAAGGCTATGTCAACTTCACACCCAGTTTCCTACATATCAAAGCCA TTTAGTGCATCAGGTTGTGGAATTACGAAGTTCTGCATTAGGAACCCTACAAACTGTGATCCTGGGAGTGCTTCATGTTTTTTTCTATCCTTCCAACGAGAGGAGAGTTCAGTTTTTATTGAAATGAGTGGTCCAAGTGAAGGATATTTAGCATTTGCTTTTTCCCAGGACCAGTGGATG GGTGGTGATGATGCCTATCTGTGTGTTAATGTGGATCACCACATTCACGTGAGCACCGCCCATCTCAAGGAGCGAAGTTATCCTCTTTTGGATTCAGAG AATGCCCTTGAAGATGTGTCCTGGAGGCTTGCAGATGGTCTTCTTCAATGTTCTTTCAGAAGGAGGATTCGTCTCCCTGCTTATAAAGGGAGATTTAATCTGGATGCCAGTTACTACATCTTTTTGGCAGATGGGGAAGCTAGTGAAG GTGGACTCATATACAAACATCGCCGTCAGCCTCTGGTCACCAATGGACTGTACAACATCACAGGCCTGCCTCAGGATATCGGAGGTTCCCGGGCCCCACGGCTCATCAAGGCTCATG gaGCGCTAATGTTTGTTGCTTGGATGACCACAGTTGGTATTGGTGTTGTTGTTGCACGATTCTTCAAACCTGTCTGGTCTCACTCATTCCTATTTGGAAAGGAGTTGTGGTTTCAG GTGCATCGTATGCTTATGTTGACCACAGTCATGCTTACAAGCATTTCTTTTGTGTTGCCTTTTGTATACCGAGGAGGCTGGAGCCAA CAAGCAGGTTTTCATCCTTATCTTGGCTGTGCAGTGATGGCTTTGACCATCTTTCAACCACTTATGGCAGGTTTCAGACCATCTCGTCATGCACCAAG GAGGCAACTGTTTAACTGGTTTCACTGGAGTACTGGTACAACAGCTAGAATATTAGCTG TTGTGACTATGTTCTTGGGAATGGATCTGCCAGCACTTGACCTGCCAGACCCATGGGACACCTATGCCATGATGGGCTTTGTAGCTTGGCATATTGGTACTGATGTTCTTCTGGAAATACACAGCTACTGTCTTGTTCGTAAAG TTGAAGTGATAGAGGATGACAGAGTACAGATACTGCAGTCACTCACATGTGCAGAAGCAGAG GGTCGTCTGTTTAAACAGATTGTGTTAACCATCTATGTCTGTGGAAATATAGTATTCCTTGTTGCCTTCCTGATAGCAATCAACCAAGTATGA
- the FRRS1 gene encoding ferric-chelate reductase 1 isoform X3 — MYENFRRVHVDDSCCMELPGFAVAVWMFVCLYASVVGYPNGKVREACTSMVPCHGGSPHLSPEHTITVNGTEFKPGDNIEVHLSGPDFEGFFIQARDAEHQDSPAVGSFVLADRRHSQLLTCGRTKNSAVSHTSKAKKTDIKVYWIAPEDAPKHVQFLATVVKKYRIFWVKIPGPIVSQPDVLSPTPPLHATSKAMSTSHPVSYISKPFSASGCGITKFCIRNPTNCDPGSASCFFLSFQREESSVFIEMSGPSEGYLAFAFSQDQWMGGDDAYLCVNVDHHIHVSTAHLKERSYPLLDSENALEDVSWRLADGLLQCSFRRRIRLPAYKGRFNLDASYYIFLADGEASEGGLIYKHRRQPLVTNGLYNITGLPQDIGGSRAPRLIKAHGALMFVAWMTTVGIGVVVARFFKPVWSHSFLFGKELWFQVHRMLMLTTVMLTSISFVLPFVYRGGWSQQAGFHPYLGCAVMALTIFQPLMAGFRPSRHAPRRQLFNWFHWSTGTTARILAVVTMFLGMDLPALDLPDPWDTYAMMGFVAWHIGTDVLLEIHSYCLVRKVEVIEDDRVQILQSLTCAEAEGRLFKQIVLTIYVCGNIVFLVAFLIAINQV; from the exons ATGTATGAGAACTTTAGAAGAGTTCATGTTGATGACTCCTGTTGT aTGGAGCTGCCtggttttgctgttgctgtttgGATGTTTGTTTGCCTCTATGCATCTGTGGTTGGCTATCCAAATGGAAAAGTAAGAGAAGCCTGTACTAGCATGGTACCCTGTCATGGTGGCTCTCCTCATCTGTCACCTGAGCACACCATTACAGTGAATGGGACTGAATTTAAACCAGGGGACAATATAGAAG TTCATCTGTCTGGACCAGATTTTGAAGGATTTTTCATACAAGCCCGGGATGCAGAGCACCAGGATAGCCCTGCAGTTGGATCTTTTGTGCTAGCTGACCGGAGACATTCTCAGCTGCTGACATGTGGTCGTACCAAG AATTCAGCTGTCAGTCACACAAGTAAAGCAAAAAAGACAGACATAAAAGTTTATTGGATTGCTCCTGAAGATGCTCCAAAACATGTACAGTTTCT AGCCACAGTTGTGAAGAAATACAGGATTTTCTGGGTGAAAATTCCGGGTCCCATTGTTTCTCAGCCTGATGTGCTGTCCCCAACACCACCTTTGCATGCAACATCAAAGGCTATGTCAACTTCACACCCAGTTTCCTACATATCAAAGCCA TTTAGTGCATCAGGTTGTGGAATTACGAAGTTCTGCATTAGGAACCCTACAAACTGTGATCCTGGGAGTGCTTCATGTTTTTTTCTATCCTTCCAACGAGAGGAGAGTTCAGTTTTTATTGAAATGAGTGGTCCAAGTGAAGGATATTTAGCATTTGCTTTTTCCCAGGACCAGTGGATG GGTGGTGATGATGCCTATCTGTGTGTTAATGTGGATCACCACATTCACGTGAGCACCGCCCATCTCAAGGAGCGAAGTTATCCTCTTTTGGATTCAGAG AATGCCCTTGAAGATGTGTCCTGGAGGCTTGCAGATGGTCTTCTTCAATGTTCTTTCAGAAGGAGGATTCGTCTCCCTGCTTATAAAGGGAGATTTAATCTGGATGCCAGTTACTACATCTTTTTGGCAGATGGGGAAGCTAGTGAAG GTGGACTCATATACAAACATCGCCGTCAGCCTCTGGTCACCAATGGACTGTACAACATCACAGGCCTGCCTCAGGATATCGGAGGTTCCCGGGCCCCACGGCTCATCAAGGCTCATG gaGCGCTAATGTTTGTTGCTTGGATGACCACAGTTGGTATTGGTGTTGTTGTTGCACGATTCTTCAAACCTGTCTGGTCTCACTCATTCCTATTTGGAAAGGAGTTGTGGTTTCAG GTGCATCGTATGCTTATGTTGACCACAGTCATGCTTACAAGCATTTCTTTTGTGTTGCCTTTTGTATACCGAGGAGGCTGGAGCCAA CAAGCAGGTTTTCATCCTTATCTTGGCTGTGCAGTGATGGCTTTGACCATCTTTCAACCACTTATGGCAGGTTTCAGACCATCTCGTCATGCACCAAG GAGGCAACTGTTTAACTGGTTTCACTGGAGTACTGGTACAACAGCTAGAATATTAGCTG TTGTGACTATGTTCTTGGGAATGGATCTGCCAGCACTTGACCTGCCAGACCCATGGGACACCTATGCCATGATGGGCTTTGTAGCTTGGCATATTGGTACTGATGTTCTTCTGGAAATACACAGCTACTGTCTTGTTCGTAAAG TTGAAGTGATAGAGGATGACAGAGTACAGATACTGCAGTCACTCACATGTGCAGAAGCAGAG GGTCGTCTGTTTAAACAGATTGTGTTAACCATCTATGTCTGTGGAAATATAGTATTCCTTGTTGCCTTCCTGATAGCAATCAACCAAGTATGA